gcTGTATATAATTGTTGATATACGACTTGAACACAGAAAATCCATTTAACAATATCAAAACCAATATTTCGATAatatgaaatgtgaaataaaaatttgtttaagacACTTTTAAAGTAGCGTAACATGCAGTCGCAATGAATATGCATGAATTCCGATGATCCATAAATTATACGAATAAATCTTTGGCGAAAAAATGTTGTCAAATATTGCTACTCGAAAAAAACTGTGATTGTGATGGTGACTGTGACtttgaagcagcagcagcagctttacTGAAATTGGTTACAATTAGcataacattttcaaatttatgttggagtttagaaacaaaaaaaaaaaaacaatagaaaCTCGTCTATAGCCGATGGCGTTTCCTAGTAGTAGTTTTTTGTTggaattttaatatacattaataAGTTAAATGTTGCAGCGAAGAAATAAAACAGAAGCCGACGGCACATTCGATAGATTTATTGAGCGATTTCAGTTGAAAGCATAACAAAAGATACCAAAAACCAGGCGCTACGATTAGAGTAAAGATCAGTGTACCACAAAGCCGAATCGAGACGATCCGGTTCGGCTTTAGAGCTGACATCAAACGAgccaataacaaaaaaaaagaagcatatacataaattttactcattttgaatatttcttcTAGTTtatctttgttttttgtgtgtgtctgtctgtgttgttttttgtaaaacaatttgcatttgttgctgctagAACTGTGGCTAGAGTGCAGTGATCTTTAGATGAAATACTAAGAGACTCATATAGAGTGATAATTTATGCGACTATCTCAATATAGAAGAACCATATATATTGCATATGTTTATTTAGTGAATTTATGTGTGatacaaatacataattattgcCATATTTTTGATGACGAAAAACATGCACATCcgcttttataattttgtatttatttagatatTAATTTcgtgttcttttcttttttttgtttgcagacTGAGCTGCGTTCCTGCGCAGCGTGCGGCGAGCCAATCTCGGATCGATTCTTCCTCGAGGTTGGCGGCTGCTCGTGGCACGCCCATTGCCTCAGATGTTGCATGTGCATGTGCCCGCTGGATCGTCAACAGTCGTGCTTCATCCGGGAACGTCAGGTCTACTGCAAGGCCGATTACAGCAAGTGAGTAATGaattggaaataaatataatttaagtgTTTTAGGATAAGTTTTATTTCCTCTTATCATTGGCAATCAATGaaatttgtcatttattttattggtgACTTTCTCGACACTTGTTCCCATAACGAAATCGATGCGATCGCTTGTACATTTTCCAAAACGCTTTTCTGTTGTTTATCTTATTTCcgtgtggatgtgtgtgcaCAAGTGTTTTCAAGATATTTTCCCACACGAAAAAACCGAGCAAGCGAAGTACATGATACAAGTCTAAGGTTAATTGTAACAATTCGACAACGCGTTGCGACTTAATCCCTAAGATAAACACAgcgagagtgtgtgagagagagatgcaaccaaaaaaacaaaactacgAAAGCGACTTTCCGATGAGACAGCCTTTAGatgcaagttgcaagcaaaGTATCTTAcagatgcacacacacacacacacatgtgaagATACACGTACTCTCAtagtcgttgctgttgctggttgctggttgctgtcgTTCGCTGTCCACACAGGCGGAAAACGGTGTCGACGGcgaacgaaatgaaaataaacaaacaaacgcgCCGTGAGATgctgtaaaaatatttatttttcaagttAAGAATTTTAAGTGTGCATTGGGCGCTGGGCCTcggcctcagtctcagtctcagtctccaAGCTGAGGCAAAGCTAAACGCAGCGATGgagacatcatcatcatcattatcattgcCGTTTGCAAGTGCTGTGGCACatccagagccagagccagagccaaagcTAGAGAGTTGGAGAGGTCCAGTCATCCCTCCCAACTGAGCGTACATTGTTGTGCTTGTAAAAATAAGCTTAAAAGCTAACAATAAGCTGGCCAAAGTTGCCAACTCATTTGGAAAAacgcagcagccacagcctcagcagcaacagcaacaacggcgaGAGAGCGACAACTTCCGCTCAGAAAACGTGCAGCGAAAACGCAAGAGAAACGCGTGGAAAACGTGCGACTAAAAACGCGAACCAAACGCTAGCGAAACGCTATTGACTTAAGGAGATGCAGATGAAATGTTATAGTATTATGAACATagattaagttttattttcattccatatatattattattaaatattattttaatatagtttcatttaaatccacataatttatttttaaatattttctaatataGTTGCCATTAattctattattaaatgtttgctATTATAGTTGCCATTAAATAGATTTATCAACAACTGAGTGAGAACTAGATTAGAGACAAAACACAGAAGTTTTGTGTCTTGTTTCCTATTTAGGTGAAACttgttgtttctatttttataaaatttttataaatagtaaaacttaaattcaaaagatatacaaataaatagcaTAAACTTTAAAAGGAACTTGTTCAGAAagaaacttaaaacaaaaacttgttttttcaaattttataaatatattttaacaactttataaaatatatatttgtcaCCTATATTGAGATTTAAGTACTTGTTATGGCAAatcttataaatatgttttaataacttgaaaataaattatgttgtCATGTCATAACTATGTTAAAAGTAAAGcttgatatatgtacatatctatttttataaatgtgttttaaaacaaaacaaaaaataacctATACAaagaataaactaaaaaagaaTGTGAAGGGGAACCCGTCAAAACACTAGCTATATCTTTAGTTAAATAGTTACACATCCGATTTTTATGGtattatataaaaagcatAAACTATTAAAGAGAGGAAAAAGGCAGTAAAACGCGAGCATTTAATTACCTGTCCCCAGTCCCCAAATATCCCACCTTTAAAGCAGTCATtaaacattaacaacaatttccgTTCCTCGCTGTTTTATTGCAGAAATTTCGGCGCCAAGTGCTCGAAGTGCTGTCGCGGCATCTCCGCCTCGGATTGGGTGCGACGTGCCCGAGATTTGGTATTCCATTTGGCCTGCTTTGCCTGCGATCAATGCGGTCGCCAGTTGTCCACTGGCGAGCAATTTGCGCTCATGGATGACCGTGTGCTCTGCAAGGCTCATTATCTTGAAACGGTCGAGGGTGGCACCACATCAAGTGACGGtaagcataacaacaacaactactgtACAAAATGAGAGAGAAGTTTTTGTGGCACGCTTCAATTGCCAGCGAATCGGTTGTGGCAATTTGGAACGCTTGGACAAGCTAAGCGCCAGGCAGTCGCCaaccagccagtcagccatcCAGCCAAGCAGCCAGGTCGACAACTGCCACTGATGAAATCGTGTCATAACTGAGGCAGAACAAGTTGCAGACGACGTGATCGGCTGTCGCAGCTTGCCACTGCTGGTTGCCccttta
This is a stretch of genomic DNA from Drosophila albomicans strain 15112-1751.03 chromosome 3, ASM965048v2, whole genome shotgun sequence. It encodes these proteins:
- the LOC117571369 gene encoding LIM/homeobox protein Awh isoform X3; the encoded protein is MKTELRSCAACGEPISDRFFLEVGGCSWHAHCLRCCMCMCPLDRQQSCFIRERQVYCKADYSKNFGAKCSKCCRGISASDWVRRARDLVFHLACFACDQCGRQLSTGEQFALMDDRVLCKAHYLETVEGGTTSSDDGCDGDGYHKSKTKRVRTTFTEEQLQVLQANFQIDSNPDGQDLERIASVTGLSKRVTQVWFQNSRARQKKHIHAGKNKK
- the LOC117571369 gene encoding LIM/homeobox protein Awh isoform X4, whose translation is MKTELRSCAACGEPISDRFFLEVGGCSWHAHCLRCCMCMCPLDRQQSCFIRERQVYCKADYSKNFGAKCSKCCRGISASDWVRRARDLVFHLACFACDQCGRQLSTGEQFALMDDRVLCKAHYLETVEGGTTSSDDGCDGDGYHKSKTKRVRTTFTEEQLQVLQANFQIDSNPDGQDLERIASVTGLSKRVTQVWFQNSRARQKKHIHAE